In a single window of the Bradyrhizobium sp. ORS 285 genome:
- a CDS encoding type IV secretory system conjugative DNA transfer family protein: MEAHTYIVGASGSGKTTEILSEAPERGFAFLDKHGEAARRLADSRECIYWRPADLSFPVGFNPLENAPPDDRWKVTAAIVSIFSDIWGLGPETPRLLYYLRASVRLLLDTPGTTLLDIRRVLSDEKYRARLLKKCTDRETRQTWDEFDGKDAKQQAQEIGSLQNKVAALADPLPLRYIFGQPTSTLSIAQIITRGMPLILDLSDIGDEPAAILGAVIINAFKQAADAVGIPERPYRLYIDEFQNFGTSIIATILSESRKRGLFLTLAHQFISQLDEEIRDAVLGNCSTIMSFRIGANDAPIIASAIDWHAEDLMSLAVGRARMRTIYRGRPTVAQLVEVELPDLATGWLDRNIAVTQSRYARTREKVEYDLNKPARQEWARKKRKEKPSDGASASY, translated from the coding sequence ATGGAAGCGCATACCTATATCGTCGGGGCGTCAGGCTCCGGCAAGACAACCGAGATCCTTTCCGAAGCGCCGGAGCGCGGCTTTGCATTTCTGGACAAGCACGGCGAGGCGGCCCGGCGTCTTGCAGACAGCCGGGAGTGCATCTACTGGCGGCCCGCCGATCTGAGTTTTCCGGTCGGGTTCAACCCGCTCGAAAACGCCCCGCCGGATGACCGCTGGAAAGTCACTGCGGCCATCGTTTCCATATTCAGCGACATCTGGGGGCTCGGGCCGGAGACGCCGCGTCTGCTCTACTATCTGCGCGCCAGTGTTCGGCTACTCCTCGACACGCCAGGCACGACGCTGCTCGACATCCGCCGCGTCCTCTCGGACGAAAAATACCGCGCGCGGCTTTTGAAGAAATGCACCGACCGCGAAACCCGCCAGACATGGGACGAGTTCGACGGCAAGGACGCGAAGCAGCAGGCCCAAGAAATCGGGTCGCTGCAAAACAAAGTCGCCGCGCTCGCCGACCCGCTACCGCTGCGCTACATCTTCGGGCAGCCCACGAGCACACTGAGCATCGCGCAAATCATCACCCGCGGTATGCCGCTTATTCTCGATTTATCCGACATAGGCGACGAACCAGCCGCCATCCTCGGCGCGGTCATCATCAACGCGTTCAAACAAGCGGCCGACGCGGTAGGAATACCAGAGCGACCGTACCGTCTCTACATCGACGAGTTCCAAAATTTTGGCACCTCGATCATCGCGACCATTCTGAGCGAGAGCCGCAAGCGCGGACTTTTCCTCACGCTCGCGCATCAATTCATTTCGCAGCTCGACGAGGAGATCCGGGACGCGGTGCTCGGAAACTGCTCAACGATCATGTCATTCCGCATCGGAGCGAACGACGCGCCGATCATCGCGTCCGCGATTGACTGGCACGCCGAAGATCTCATGAGCCTCGCGGTCGGGCGCGCACGTATGCGCACGATCTACCGCGGGCGGCCGACGGTCGCGCAGCTCGTCGAAGTCGAATTGCCGGATCTCGCTACGGGATGGCTCGACCGAAATATCGCGGTGACCCAATCCCGGTACGCCCGGACGCGCGAGAAGGTGGAATATGATCTCAACAAACCAGCGCGCCAGGAATGGGCGCGGAAAAAGCGGAAGGAAAAACCGTCCGACGGTGCATCGGCGAGCTATTGA
- a CDS encoding N-6 DNA methylase: protein MKGRGATYSGRSWKELEKIVSTGRWQRSQVFHDWLDLMLYALLSSSDNIRRGERDPEKWSGVYEERYLSVVERYATNQEPGERPIDRFAQAFAYLIEEMTETGADCLGDIFMEEISFGEHGQFFTPEPVAKMMAEITAPDGGSVTDPACGSGRMLIASHTPGTFLVGIDLDPRCAKMTALNLFWRNMRGNVYCGDSLSGEMHTLWQVRPPFIYEYDKPHGEFTRPEPEKRAPAPKPPRDPGQLSLL, encoded by the coding sequence ATGAAGGGACGAGGCGCCACATATTCCGGCCGTTCCTGGAAGGAGCTGGAGAAGATCGTAAGCACCGGCCGATGGCAGCGCAGCCAGGTATTCCACGATTGGCTCGACCTCATGCTCTACGCCCTGCTTTCCAGCTCCGACAATATCCGGCGTGGCGAGCGAGACCCGGAGAAATGGAGCGGGGTATACGAGGAGCGATACCTTTCCGTCGTGGAGCGGTACGCGACCAACCAGGAGCCCGGCGAGCGGCCGATAGATCGGTTCGCCCAGGCGTTCGCCTATCTGATCGAAGAAATGACCGAGACCGGCGCGGATTGCCTGGGCGATATTTTCATGGAGGAAATCAGCTTCGGCGAGCACGGGCAGTTTTTCACCCCTGAGCCAGTCGCGAAAATGATGGCGGAGATTACCGCCCCCGATGGGGGGAGTGTCACGGATCCGGCATGCGGCAGCGGCCGTATGCTGATCGCGAGCCACACACCGGGCACGTTCCTGGTCGGTATCGATCTTGATCCGCGCTGCGCCAAAATGACCGCGCTGAATCTGTTCTGGCGCAACATGCGCGGCAACGTCTATTGCGGCGACAGCCTGTCCGGAGAAATGCACACGCTATGGCAGGTCCGGCCGCCGTTTATTTACGAATACGACAAGCCGCACGGAGAGTTCACGAGGCCTGAGCCGGAGAAGCGAGCGCCCGCGCCGAAGCCGCCGCGCGATCCGGGACAGCTCAGCCTCTTATAA